The DNA region ATCTAAATCGCGTAAGCCCTCGCCGCCCTGCACCCGACCGGGATTATCGTGCGAACTGTACAACCAAAAGAAATGCCCGGCAGTTTTATCTTTGGCGGTTTCGGCCAAGCGAACTTTGGTTTCCATTAAATCGGTCATTTTGTTTTCAGTATAACCCTTTCCGTTGGCATCAACATCATGCAAATCGATGGTGCGCCAAGCCCCGTACTCCCCTACCAAAACCTGCCTTTGTAAATCTTCTGCGTAAGTTTGCGGGTTGCCACCGTAAGTGCCTGTCCAGTTTTGCGGCACGTCCCAATCGGTTCCCTTGCCGCCGTTGCAGGTGGTTACCTTTCGCTGCGATGATGCTGTTGGGTCGAGCTTGCGGATCAGTTCGGTGCATTCCTTGGCAAAATCCTCGGGCAAGGTACTTTCATTTTCCAAGCCCCATAAAACCACCGCCGGACTGTTTCTGCGCTCCTTTACCCAGTCGATCAAAAGTGTCTTAAAATTCTTTCGAAACTCGGGCGTATCATACCAAATATGCGCCGCCATTTGCGTCCAGCAGAGGATTCCTTCCTTGTCCCAATAATCAGAATACAGTAAGTTATGTGGTTGATGGGCATCACGGAATGCATTGAAACCGGCTGCCTTGATTTGCCTGACCCTTGATGAAACCTGCTCGTTTGTAAAGGCATGACTTTGCCCGATTAAATGTTCATATTCGGCAATTCCGTTAATAAAAACGGGCTTTCCATTGAGCAGAAACACTTTCTGGTTGGCCTGCTCGCCTATGGGCCAGCTAATCCAACGGATACCGTAGGGGGTTCTTACCTCGTCGACTACTTGTCCGTTCTCACTTATCGACGTTTTTAAGGTGTAGAGATACGGGCTTTCTAACGACCAAAGTTTTGGATTTAAAATTTCATCCGTTTTTTGCGAAATCTCAACTACTTTTCCTGCGGCGATATTAAAGTTACTTTTTAATGATTTGATGATTTTTCCATTGGCATCGAGTAGCTGGTTCGAAATGGTGATCGATTTGGGCTTGTTTCCATAATTTTTAACGGTTGTAGCAAGATTTAGCACCGCCGATTTCTCAGAAATTTTGTGATCATTCCAAATGTGAACGCCAAACGGTTCAATGCGTGTTTCGTTCGTTGTAATAAAATGAACGGGGCGGAAAATGCCCATTGGTTGCGAACCTTCTGAAAAGCCACGTTCGGTTGAACAACCGCCATCAACCCAAGGCAAATCTTGAATATTTGCGGGATGATCTGCCCGAACGGCTAAAACATTTTCCTGATTGTTGAGCTTAATTGCATCCGTCACATCTAAGGTAAAGGTTGTCCGTCCGCCAGCGTGATAGCCAACTTTTTTGCCATTTAGCCAAACTGTAGCATATGAACCTACGCCTTCAAAATAAAGAAAAAACCTTTTCCCTGCTTTTACTCCGTCGGTTTTAAAGGTTTTGCGGTACCATGCGTAACCATGTTTGTTACCGTGTAACTTACGTTGATAGCCTTCGTATTGATCCCAATTATGCGGAACATTTACTGTTTTCCAGTTTGATGGCTGATAGCTGCCTAATTCGAAGCCTTTGTAAGCGTCTTTGCTCTTTTCATCCGCAATGGTTTCCCAGTTTGAGTTTAAGGAAACATCTTTCCGAATGCCTTGAGCATATATTCTCGTGACTAAAAACAGTAAAAAAGTGATTAGGAATGTTTTATTCATATTAATGTATCATATTTTTTTCAGGGAAGTCAAGCTTCAAAAGCTTGACTTCCCTTTTTTGCATCGGCTGTGTGCCTGTGCCCACTCGCGGGCTCTCTTTGGCAGTGGGCCTGTTCGCGTTTTGTGTTCCGAAGCTTTTTGTCATTCTGAGTTGTAATTTATTGCATAAAAATCAATATGAATGACGTTAATGTTATGCGCTCTGATTAACCGCCTCGTCACCCTGTCCCGTATGTACGGGATCTAGGGTCTTTATAGCAAGAAAGATGCTGAAATGAATTCAGCAGGACGACCGTTCATGTAGAGGCTTATAAACAGCGAGTTGCACAAAACCGTCAATGGTAGGTACGAAGAATCTGTTTACTACCTCTCACCGTCCTTGCCCTCTCACTTCCCCTTGGCAGTGGGTTAGCGGCGTTTTGTATCTCATCGCTTGGGGATCCTTCGTTACACTCAGGATGACAAAACCAACCACGATTTATTTTAGTTTCAAATCCCCATTCATTTTATAACTTTCGCCAGCTTTTGTATTAAACTCAATTTCTTTGCCCTGATATTTCACCTTGCACTTTCCGCCAACAATCGATTTAACAGTTAAAGCAGTCAACTTTCCATCCTCCCAACTTAAATCCAACTCAAAACCTCCGCGGGCTTTGATTCCCTCCACTTTTCCATCGGCAATTGCGGTTGGCAAAGCAGGCAAAATATCAATATAACCCTGATGGCTCTGAACAATCATTTCGGCAATTCCTGCTGCGCCGCCAAAGTTGCCATCAATTTGGAACGGCGGGTGGGCATCAAAAAGGTTAACGTACGATCCTGCGCCATTGCGGGCTGGTTTTAACAGCATTTTAATCATCTTCATGGCGTGGTTACCATCTTTAAACCTTGCCCAAAAGTTTATTTTCCATGCCAGGCTCCATCCTGTAGCTTCGTCTCCACGGTAAATGAGCGACTGTTTTGCTGCATTCATCATTTTTGAGTCGGCATCCCACGTAATGTCGTTGCCCGGGTAAACGCCCCACAAATGCGACACATGGCGATGCTTGTTTGTGGTGTCGTCTTTATCTTCAAGCCATTCTTGCAACTGGCCGTACTTACCGATTTGGTTGGGCGCTATTTGCTTTACCTTTTCTTGCAGCGATTTTTTGAATGCCTCATCAACATTTAACACGTCGGCCGCTGCAATGCAGTTTGTAAATAACGAGCGGATAATTTGATGATCCATCGTTGGGCCTGCAACCAGCCCGCCATTTTCGGGCGAATTTGACGGCGTGCTAATCAACCAACCCGTTTTTGCATCTTTCACCAAAAAATCAGTATAAAATAAAGCCGCTTCTTTCATTAAGGGATAAGCCTCGTTTTTCAGGAATTTTTGGTCTTTGCTAAACAAATAATGTTCCCACAAATGCTGACTCAACCAACCGCCGCCACCTACCCAAATGCCATGATTTGACGCATTAATTGGCGCTGTTCCGTTCCATAAATCGGTATTGTGGTGCAACACCCAGCCTTTTGCGTTGTAATAGGCTTTCGCCGTTTCAGCCCCGTTTTTTGCCACTCCTTTTATTTTAGTGAACAACGGTTCGTTCATTGCCGACAGATTGAGGATTTCGGTTGGCCAGTAATTCATCTCCATGTTAATGTTGGTGGTATACTTGCTTCCCCATGGCGGCGTTAATAAATCATTCCAAATGCCTTGTAAATTAGCGGGTTGTGTACCCGGACGAGAGCTCGAAATCAACAAATACCTGCCATATTGCATGTAAAGTGCGGCAAAAGCAGGATCGTTTGAGCTTCCAAATTTTTCCAATCGCTGATCAGTTGGTAGGTTTTCGTTTTCCGATTTTCCAAAATCGACCTTAAAGGTATTGTAATAGCTTTGATATTCGTTGATATGATCTTGCTTGGCCTGAGCAAAGGATTTTCCCTGAAGCGATTTAATCGAATTGATATTGGCTGTTTCTGGTTTCCCTGAAACGTGATGAGCGTCGATAAAATTCGTTCCCGCCGTTAAATATAAGGTTACTTCGTCGGCTTTAGCAATGTTGAACTGATTGTTTATCACTTTAACCGAGCCATTTTTAACAATTGCTGTTAACCTGCTTTCGCCTTTCAAAATACCATCTTTTACCTCCACCGAAAGCGCAATGGTATTGTTGCCCAAAGTTTTTACGCTGGAGTTTTGGTGAAGACTGGACAACGCGGCATTGAAACTGATTGAACCCGTTTTATCGGCCGTTAGATGAATAATTACAGCTTGGTTCGGCTGGCTGGCAAAATATTCGCGGGTGTAATTTATGCCGTTTATGGTGTAATTCGTTTTTGCAACGGCCGTAGCCAAATCAAGCGATCGTTTATAATTAGTGATTTTTCCACGATGAGAAAACTGCAAATTCAGATCGCCAAAGGGCTGATAACTGGCTTGGTACTGCCCAATTGCTGGCGGATTTTGATCTTGAATCTTGTATTTCCAGTCCTTTACCAGCGAAATTCCCGCATCAACATTTGAACCTGCCGGATAAATGCCGATTTTTTTAGAAGTATCTTTGTACCCGCCAATTCCGCCCCGATCGTAATAGTTGAGCACCTGAATGGCGATGGTATTTATCCCCTTATGAATCAAGTTTTTAGAAACGCTGTATTTCCGTGGTTCGGCGCCCTCGGTATTGCCGAGCAATTTTCCATTGATGTAAGTAAAATCCTGATCGAAAATCTTGTTCAGCTCCAAAACCAAATCTTTGCCTGACCAATTTTCGGGAACGTTGAAAGTAGTTCTGAACCAAACTGCGCCGTCTAAATTCTTCAGGCCAACGGTTTCCCAACCCTCATAAGCCGGAACCGGAATCGTTTTCCAAAGCTTATCGTCGTAACTTGCCGAAGCAGCATTGCCGTTCATTCCCTTTGCGGCTTTCATTGCGTTTACCCACGCTGCACGGTCGCCGGTTTCACTTTTTAGCCCCATAAACTCTTTTTGAGCCAACTCCTCAGCTTCCTTTTGTTTTCCCTCCGCTAGTAATTGTCTAATTTGGGGCAAATATTGATAAGCACCTGTTTTGTTAAAATCTCGTGGCTTATCTGTCCATAATGTTTCCTCGTTAAACTGAATATGCTCATTTTCCGCACCCGCAAAAATCATCGCACCCAATCTTCCGTTCCCGATAGGCAAGGCATCCGTCCATTTTTCGGCAGGTTTGGTGTACCAAAGCATTTGATTTTTATCTTGGGCAAAAGCTGAGAAAAAAGCTAAGCTAAACAAGACTATTAATACGGTTTTGAGGTTCATGTTACGGTGTTTTATCGCCAGCAATTGAGAAAACATCTTCGGATACTTCCTTTTCTCGCTTCACAGCTTCTCTTATGTTTTTGAAATAATTGTTCCCTAATATAATATTCTTTGTTTCGTTACCGCTAACTTTAAGGTAATTAACCGTTTCCTTTGTTGGAAAAGCGTTGTACAGAAACACATCAGAAACATTGTTAAGCGCTACCACAGCCGAATTTGAATGCGGTGTGTAGGTTTTGACGCCGTCGATAACTAATCGATTGACCTTTGAAGCTTGAATTGATGCGCCCAACTCGGTGTTTACCTCAACGTTATGAAATTCGATTCGATTGGCATTTTTGATATCGAAGCCTGTTTTGGCCTCCAGATTAATGTCGTTAAACGTGATGTTTTCCACAGGCATTTCTTCCAACCCATTAATATAACCTGCTTGATTCACTTGCCCGGTGATGTTGCTCAAATGAATATTCCTAAACTTAGGTGTCCGTTCAGAAACGGGCTCAACTTCCGTTTTAGCGTATTGCATATCTAAAACGATGGCCTGTAAGCCAATATTTTTCATGATGATGTTGCTAACCCTGATCTCTTCAACTACACCGCCTCTTCCCCTCGCCGTTTTAATACGGATGCCACGATCGGTACCGTCAAACACGCAATTTGAAATGGTAATTTTACGAACATCGCCACTCATTTCGCTGCCGATTACTACTCCGCCGTGGCCGGATAACATGGTGCAATTGGTGATGACATAGTTTTCTGCGGGAACACCCATTTTTCGACCGGGCACATCTTTCCCTGATTTAATGGTAATGCAATCGTCGCCCACGCTGATGTGGCAATCGGATATGTGTACGTTTTTGCACGATTCGGGGTTGATTCCATCTGTATTTGGCGAATGTGGGTTGTTAATGGTGACTGCATGTACTTTCACGTTTTCGCAAAACTCGGGGTTTACCGTCCAAAAGGGCGAGTTCCGGATGGTAATGCCATCAATCAACACGTTTTTGCAGAACATTGTCTGTATAAACGGCGGACGCATAAATCCCCGCTTCATTTGTTTGGGGTCGTCGGGCAACAGAATGTCCTTGTTCAAGCCGTCAAACATAGTTTGCCATTTCGATCTGGCTTGGCCCTCTTTGTAGCCCTCAACAAAATCCCACCATTTTTTGCCATGCCCATCAATTATCCCCCGACCGATAATGGAGATATTTTCGGCTTTGTAAGCATAAAATAAAGGCGAAAAACTGGTTACATCAACACCCTCGTAACGGCTTTTTACCATGGGTAAATAATCATCGAAGTTATCGCTGAAATGGAGTTCGGCCCCGGCATCAATAAAAATGGTGATGTTGCTCTTTAAGTGAATTGCGCCCGTTAAATACTTTCCCGCAGGAAAATAAACCGTACCACCGCCTGCTTTTGAAGCGGCCTCAATGGCGTTTTTTATCGCTGTTGTAGCGAGTTTACTGCTATCGTTTTTTGCACCGTATTTTAATACATTGTAAAAGGTTTGCGCATCGGATTTTAATGCCGCGAAAGCGATGGAGACGAAAAAGAGGAACTTGAAGATGTGTTTCATTTGTTTTGTTTGTTTAAAAGCCTCACCCTTTGAAAGGCAGTAGTGAGGCAACTATTGTAACCTCCCTCTCCTGAAGAGAGGGTTTTGATGTCTCTGGTTTAAACCCTGTGGCTTGTCATTCTGAACGCAGTGAAGACCGCGAAGCAGCTACAAAGTAAATCTGTCGCCTAATTGCCACCGGCCGCCCTTTACCGTTGACTGAAGTCAACGGCAATGAAATGCAGGTTGCTTACTTGTGAAGCGCTACATACATCTCGCTTGTCCATTCATTGCCAGCCCTCACCCGTTGACTGAAGTCAACGGCAATGAAATGCAGGTTGCTTACTTGTGAAGCGCTACATACATCTCACTTGTCCATTCATTGCCAGCCCTTACCCGTTGACTGAAGTCAACGGCAATGAAATGCAGGTTGCTTACTTGTAAAGCGCCACATACATCTCGCTTGTCCATTCATTGCCGTCAGTTTCAATTGACTGAAGACGAATCTTGTTGTCATTCTGAGGCACGAAGACCGCGAAGCAGCTACAAAGTAAATCTCTTTCCTATTAGCACTGCCCTCCTTTACCCACCTACGCTCGCTTTTGGTTTGTGCTGTTTTAAAGCCTGCATTCCATCGCTTGGGGTTTCTTCGCTATGCTCAGAATGACAGCTCATTTTTTTACCCACACATTTTAGCCCTATTACTTACATTGATGGGGAGAGGCTCATCTCCACTTTCACAGGCTTTATCTTATTGCCATGATAAATCTCTTTCCCATCTACAAAAATCATGAAGCCTTTTCCCTTATTGTATTTTTCACCGGTTTTATCCCATACTATCGACACTGCTTTATCGTGATACGTCAAGTTATCTAAGGCAAACCAATCCCATTTATTTTTCGGAATTAGGGGCTCCACCTCGAGTACATTATCCTGACGGGGCTTTATCCCTATCAAATCGTTAATAATCAAATCGTTAAATGTAGAATGATTGTAAAAAGTACTTCTTGGGTTATCCCCTTTTAGCCAATAGCCCGTTTTTTCGTCTTGATATTCGCCGATGTAT from Pedobacter endophyticus includes:
- a CDS encoding glycoside hydrolase family 95 protein; translation: MNLKTVLIVLFSLAFFSAFAQDKNQMLWYTKPAEKWTDALPIGNGRLGAMIFAGAENEHIQFNEETLWTDKPRDFNKTGAYQYLPQIRQLLAEGKQKEAEELAQKEFMGLKSETGDRAAWVNAMKAAKGMNGNAASASYDDKLWKTIPVPAYEGWETVGLKNLDGAVWFRTTFNVPENWSGKDLVLELNKIFDQDFTYINGKLLGNTEGAEPRKYSVSKNLIHKGINTIAIQVLNYYDRGGIGGYKDTSKKIGIYPAGSNVDAGISLVKDWKYKIQDQNPPAIGQYQASYQPFGDLNLQFSHRGKITNYKRSLDLATAVAKTNYTINGINYTREYFASQPNQAVIIHLTADKTGSISFNAALSSLHQNSSVKTLGNNTIALSVEVKDGILKGESRLTAIVKNGSVKVINNQFNIAKADEVTLYLTAGTNFIDAHHVSGKPETANINSIKSLQGKSFAQAKQDHINEYQSYYNTFKVDFGKSENENLPTDQRLEKFGSSNDPAFAALYMQYGRYLLISSSRPGTQPANLQGIWNDLLTPPWGSKYTTNINMEMNYWPTEILNLSAMNEPLFTKIKGVAKNGAETAKAYYNAKGWVLHHNTDLWNGTAPINASNHGIWVGGGGWLSQHLWEHYLFSKDQKFLKNEAYPLMKEAALFYTDFLVKDAKTGWLISTPSNSPENGGLVAGPTMDHQIIRSLFTNCIAAADVLNVDEAFKKSLQEKVKQIAPNQIGKYGQLQEWLEDKDDTTNKHRHVSHLWGVYPGNDITWDADSKMMNAAKQSLIYRGDEATGWSLAWKINFWARFKDGNHAMKMIKMLLKPARNGAGSYVNLFDAHPPFQIDGNFGGAAGIAEMIVQSHQGYIDILPALPTAIADGKVEGIKARGGFELDLSWEDGKLTALTVKSIVGGKCKVKYQGKEIEFNTKAGESYKMNGDLKLK
- a CDS encoding glycoside hydrolase family 28 protein, with protein sequence MKHIFKFLFFVSIAFAALKSDAQTFYNVLKYGAKNDSSKLATTAIKNAIEAASKAGGGTVYFPAGKYLTGAIHLKSNITIFIDAGAELHFSDNFDDYLPMVKSRYEGVDVTSFSPLFYAYKAENISIIGRGIIDGHGKKWWDFVEGYKEGQARSKWQTMFDGLNKDILLPDDPKQMKRGFMRPPFIQTMFCKNVLIDGITIRNSPFWTVNPEFCENVKVHAVTINNPHSPNTDGINPESCKNVHISDCHISVGDDCITIKSGKDVPGRKMGVPAENYVITNCTMLSGHGGVVIGSEMSGDVRKITISNCVFDGTDRGIRIKTARGRGGVVEEIRVSNIIMKNIGLQAIVLDMQYAKTEVEPVSERTPKFRNIHLSNITGQVNQAGYINGLEEMPVENITFNDINLEAKTGFDIKNANRIEFHNVEVNTELGASIQASKVNRLVIDGVKTYTPHSNSAVVALNNVSDVFLYNAFPTKETVNYLKVSGNETKNIILGNNYFKNIREAVKREKEVSEDVFSIAGDKTP